In Arthrobacter sp. SLBN-83, one DNA window encodes the following:
- the uca gene encoding urea carboxylase, which translates to MSTFDTLLIANRGEIACRIIDSARKLGLRTVAVFSEADRGARHVRLADEAVLLGPAPAKESYLRVDAILEAAKATGAGAIHPGYGFLSEDADFAEAVQAAGLVFVGPTPEQLRIFGTKHTARDAARAAGVPMIAGSGLLEDVDAAVAAGKEIGFPLMLKATGGGGGIGMTVCRSEAELAESFPRVARLASASFGTAGVFAERYVENARHVEVQVFGDGGGRVVSLGDRDCSLQRRHQKVLEEAPAPDLPDELRAELHRTSRALCASLNYRSAGTVEFVYDPARKEASFLEVNARLQVEHPVTEAITGVDLVEWMLRLAQGGPDASAVLADVPDALPVTGHAVEARVYAEDPARGFQPNAGTVTNAAYPTADQARVDAWVETGTEVATNYDPLLGKIITSGASRSDALDRLAAALENTRIDGIETNLGMLRAVSAMDAVRSVLHSTSTLDDVGDPEPRITVGRPGLQTSVQDWPGRTGLWQIGVPPSGPMDDLSFRLGNTALGNPEGAPGLEFTMTGPSLTFTHATTVCVTGAEVTVTVGGAEVPAWTPVTVPAGGTLDVGTAGGKGLRGYILFQGGLDIPEYLGSASTFTLGQFGGHAGRVLRAGDVLRTVKSGVGQAPAEAVPLDSRPALTSTWELAVAEGPHGAPEFFRREDIDELYAAEYEVHFNSARTGVRLIGPKPRWARTDGGEAGLHPSNIHDTAYSVGALDFTGDTPILLGPDGPSLGGFVCPVTVVTAERWKLGQLRPGDKVHFVPIKASRAPSAKDLGPGRQLVLPGDAGWPPAPSLGTPARSLQGDGDDGVLARVPEGSGRPAVTYRRSGDDNLLVEYGELVLDLGLRARVHALHQQIEGLRVPGVVDLTPGIRSLQIKVDPSVLSTTRLLDLVQEVEAALPASSELVVPSRTVRLPLSWDDPATREAIERYMAGVRDDAPWCPWNIEFIRRINGLDSVNDVFDTVFNAEYLVLGLGDVYLGAPVATPLDPRHRLVTTKYNPARTWTPENAVGIGGAYMCIYGMEGPGGYQFVGRTTQVWSRYADAAPFEPGSPWLLRFFDRISWYPVSPEELLDLRADMAAGRGRGVEIEEGTFSLAEHELFLAENRGSIDAFREKQGAAFAVERQAWADAGEFDRAEALAAVVAPDADEVEVPEGGSLVSAPFAASVWKVDVAEGDRVAKGQPLVSLEAMKMETVLEAPCDGVVLRVLPAAGSQVVAGEAVVVLGGSELEAVGMDALDLEAQELEEAAV; encoded by the coding sequence ATGAGTACTTTTGACACCCTGCTCATCGCCAACCGCGGCGAGATCGCCTGCCGCATCATCGATTCCGCCAGGAAACTGGGCCTGCGAACCGTTGCGGTCTTCTCGGAGGCGGACCGCGGAGCCAGGCACGTCCGGCTCGCCGACGAGGCCGTGCTCCTGGGACCCGCACCCGCCAAAGAGTCCTACCTCCGCGTCGACGCGATCCTGGAAGCTGCCAAGGCCACCGGCGCAGGCGCCATCCACCCCGGTTACGGGTTCCTGTCAGAGGACGCAGACTTCGCCGAGGCAGTGCAAGCGGCCGGACTTGTCTTCGTGGGCCCGACGCCTGAGCAGCTGCGCATCTTCGGCACCAAGCACACAGCGCGCGACGCCGCCCGTGCGGCCGGGGTGCCGATGATCGCAGGCTCCGGGCTGCTTGAGGACGTGGACGCCGCCGTCGCGGCCGGCAAGGAAATCGGCTTTCCGCTGATGCTCAAGGCCACCGGCGGCGGCGGGGGTATAGGCATGACGGTCTGCCGCTCGGAGGCGGAACTCGCCGAAAGCTTCCCCCGCGTGGCCCGGTTGGCCAGTGCCAGCTTCGGCACCGCGGGCGTGTTCGCCGAACGGTACGTGGAAAACGCCCGCCACGTGGAAGTGCAGGTCTTTGGCGACGGCGGGGGCCGGGTGGTGAGCCTCGGCGACCGGGACTGCTCGCTCCAGCGCCGCCACCAGAAGGTCCTCGAGGAAGCACCTGCCCCGGACCTCCCCGACGAGCTCCGGGCGGAACTGCACCGTACATCCCGTGCACTGTGCGCCTCCCTTAACTACCGCTCCGCCGGCACCGTCGAATTCGTCTACGACCCCGCACGCAAGGAAGCCTCCTTCCTGGAAGTCAACGCACGGCTCCAGGTGGAACACCCCGTCACGGAAGCCATCACCGGCGTCGACCTGGTGGAATGGATGCTCCGCCTGGCCCAGGGCGGCCCGGACGCCAGCGCCGTCCTCGCCGATGTCCCGGACGCCCTCCCCGTGACCGGCCACGCCGTGGAAGCCCGCGTCTACGCCGAGGACCCGGCCCGCGGCTTCCAGCCCAACGCCGGAACTGTCACCAACGCCGCCTACCCCACAGCGGACCAAGCGAGGGTGGACGCCTGGGTGGAAACCGGAACCGAGGTGGCCACCAACTACGACCCCCTCCTGGGCAAGATCATCACCTCCGGCGCAAGCCGCTCGGACGCCCTTGACCGGCTCGCGGCAGCATTGGAGAACACCCGCATCGACGGCATCGAGACCAACCTTGGAATGCTCCGGGCCGTGAGCGCGATGGACGCTGTCCGCAGCGTCCTGCACTCCACCAGCACCCTGGACGACGTGGGGGATCCGGAACCGCGCATCACCGTAGGCCGCCCCGGGCTGCAGACCAGCGTGCAGGACTGGCCGGGCCGTACCGGGCTGTGGCAGATCGGGGTTCCGCCCAGCGGCCCCATGGATGATCTTTCCTTCCGCCTTGGCAACACTGCCCTAGGCAACCCGGAAGGCGCCCCCGGCCTGGAGTTCACCATGACCGGCCCCAGCCTCACCTTCACCCACGCCACCACCGTCTGCGTCACCGGCGCAGAAGTAACGGTGACGGTTGGGGGTGCGGAGGTGCCTGCGTGGACCCCCGTCACGGTCCCCGCGGGAGGAACGCTCGACGTCGGCACGGCCGGCGGGAAGGGCCTGCGCGGCTACATCCTGTTCCAGGGCGGACTGGACATCCCGGAATACCTGGGCAGCGCCTCCACCTTCACCCTTGGCCAGTTCGGCGGCCACGCCGGGCGGGTCCTGCGCGCCGGCGACGTCCTTCGCACGGTGAAGTCCGGCGTCGGACAAGCCCCTGCGGAAGCGGTGCCGCTGGACAGCCGTCCCGCCCTGACCTCCACCTGGGAGCTCGCCGTAGCCGAAGGCCCGCACGGTGCCCCCGAATTCTTCCGGCGCGAGGACATCGATGAACTGTACGCCGCGGAGTACGAGGTGCACTTCAACTCCGCCCGCACCGGCGTCCGGCTCATCGGACCCAAGCCTCGATGGGCAAGGACCGACGGCGGCGAGGCAGGCCTGCACCCGTCCAACATCCACGACACCGCCTACTCCGTGGGCGCCCTGGACTTCACCGGCGACACCCCCATCCTGCTCGGTCCCGACGGACCAAGCCTGGGCGGTTTCGTCTGCCCCGTCACCGTGGTGACAGCGGAGCGCTGGAAGCTCGGCCAGCTGCGCCCGGGGGACAAGGTCCACTTCGTGCCCATCAAAGCCAGCCGGGCGCCGTCGGCCAAGGACCTGGGACCAGGCCGGCAGCTGGTGCTGCCGGGCGACGCCGGGTGGCCGCCAGCCCCTTCGCTGGGCACTCCGGCACGTTCGCTCCAAGGCGATGGCGACGACGGCGTGTTAGCCCGGGTGCCGGAAGGTTCCGGCCGTCCGGCGGTCACCTACCGCCGCTCCGGTGATGACAACCTGCTGGTCGAATACGGCGAACTGGTGCTGGACCTAGGCCTCCGGGCCCGCGTCCACGCCCTGCACCAGCAGATCGAAGGGCTCCGCGTGCCGGGCGTGGTGGACCTGACCCCGGGCATCCGGTCGCTGCAGATCAAGGTGGACCCGTCCGTCCTGTCCACCACCCGCCTGCTGGACCTGGTCCAGGAGGTGGAGGCCGCGCTGCCCGCCAGCTCCGAACTGGTGGTGCCCAGCCGCACCGTCCGGCTGCCGCTGTCCTGGGACGATCCCGCCACCCGCGAGGCCATCGAGCGGTACATGGCAGGCGTCCGCGACGACGCCCCCTGGTGCCCATGGAACATCGAGTTCATCCGGCGCATCAACGGCCTGGACTCGGTCAACGACGTCTTCGACACCGTCTTCAACGCCGAATACCTGGTCCTGGGCCTCGGTGACGTCTACCTGGGCGCTCCGGTGGCCACGCCGCTGGACCCCCGCCACCGCCTGGTGACCACAAAGTACAACCCGGCCCGCACCTGGACGCCGGAGAACGCCGTGGGCATCGGCGGGGCGTACATGTGCATCTATGGCATGGAAGGCCCTGGCGGTTACCAGTTCGTGGGCCGCACCACCCAGGTCTGGTCCCGGTACGCCGACGCAGCCCCGTTCGAGCCCGGTTCGCCCTGGCTGTTGCGCTTCTTCGACCGCATCTCCTGGTACCCGGTCAGCCCGGAAGAGCTCCTGGACCTCCGTGCCGACATGGCCGCGGGCCGGGGCCGGGGCGTGGAGATCGAGGAGGGCACGTTCTCGCTGGCCGAGCACGAACTCTTCCTGGCGGAGAACCGCGGGTCCATCGACGCGTTCCGGGAGAAACAGGGAGCGGCCTTCGCAGTGGAACGGCAGGCCTGGGCCGACGCCGGCGAGTTCGACCGGGCGGAGGCACTCGCCGCCGTCGTTGCCCCTGATGCAGACGAAGTGGAAGTCCCGGAGGGCGGCTCGCTGGTTTCGGCACCGTTCGCCGCCAGCGTCTGGAAGGTGGACGTGGCGGAAGGGGACCGCGTGGCCAAGGGCCAGCCGCTGGTGTCGCTGGAGGCCATGAAGATGGAAACCGTCCTGGAGGCTCCCTGTGACGGCGTAGTGCTCCGCGTCCTGCCGGCCGCGGGCTCGCAGGTGGTGGCCGGCGAGGCAGTTGTGGTCCTGGGCGGCAGTGAGCTGGAAGCCGTGGGTATGGACGCCCTGGACCTCGAGGCGCAGGAACTGGAAGAGGCAGCAGTATGA
- a CDS encoding TetR/AcrR family transcriptional regulator, protein MTSAGPGRPRHQQPSRPGATARDEILDAAAELFTTQGFASTSTRSIADAVGIRQSSLYHHFKTKDDILEDLLEGTVSGGLRFARAVAALPHGRPGTDGPAGSRLHAVALYDGTQLCSARWNLGVLYHLPEVRSTRFARFLSDRQELRRLYGQLGGGLSATAAGPGGGDFTFRLVESLIYLRADGAVTAESALQAADAGLILCGLGDQLPAIRTASHALIDQLA, encoded by the coding sequence GTGACTTCAGCCGGACCGGGACGTCCCCGCCACCAACAGCCCTCGCGGCCAGGCGCCACCGCCCGCGACGAAATCCTCGACGCCGCGGCGGAGTTGTTCACCACCCAGGGCTTTGCCAGCACCTCCACCCGTTCCATCGCGGACGCCGTGGGTATCCGGCAGTCGTCCCTGTACCACCACTTCAAAACCAAGGACGACATTCTCGAGGACCTCCTGGAGGGGACCGTTTCGGGCGGCCTGAGGTTCGCCCGCGCAGTTGCCGCGTTGCCCCACGGCCGTCCCGGAACCGACGGCCCCGCCGGAAGCCGGCTGCACGCCGTCGCGCTTTATGACGGCACGCAGCTGTGCAGTGCCCGGTGGAACCTTGGCGTCCTGTACCACTTGCCGGAAGTCCGCAGCACGCGCTTTGCCCGCTTCCTCAGTGACCGGCAGGAGCTGCGGCGGCTGTACGGGCAACTGGGTGGCGGGCTGTCAGCGACCGCCGCGGGCCCGGGCGGGGGTGACTTCACCTTCCGACTGGTCGAATCCCTGATCTATCTGCGGGCCGATGGTGCCGTGACGGCGGAGTCCGCACTGCAGGCAGCGGACGCGGGACTGATCCTTTGCGGACTCGGGGACCAACTGCCGGCCATCCGCACAGCGAGCCACGCCTTGATCGACCAACTGGCGTGA
- a CDS encoding amino acid permease, whose product MTSTVLPTVHQDDADLTSLGYQPTLHRKLGRYASFAAGFSFVSILTTIFQLFAFGYSFAGPAFFWTWPVVLVGQLLVALNFAELAARYPLSGAVYQWARRVGGEGVGWFAGWFMAIAQVVTAAAAAIALQVVLPQLWDGFQVVGGDPALNTVTGASNAVVLGAVLLVATTVINSLGVKLMAHVNSVGVTCEIVGVAAVILALISAAQRGPDVVADTTVLQGSDLGAVGAFLVSGLMAAYVMVGFNSAGELSEETKDPRRTAPRTILSALLISGIGGALMIITALMAAPSLDDGRLATEGLPYVLTAVLGTFWGKVLLVDVAIAIFVCTLAIQTAGSRLVFSMARDGKLPASALLSSVHPTRGTPMWPSIVIGALAVAVLAINVGNAALFTTLCSVCIVMVYLAYLLVTVPQLANRLRGDWNRVGQTMPAGLFSLGRWGLPVNILAVLYGGVMVVNLAWPRPEVYDPTGENGLLLWSAPLMVAAVLLLGVWVRQRNLAAKA is encoded by the coding sequence ATGACTTCAACCGTTCTTCCCACCGTCCACCAGGACGATGCAGACCTGACGTCCCTTGGCTACCAGCCCACCCTCCACCGAAAGCTCGGCCGCTACGCTTCCTTTGCCGCCGGCTTCTCTTTCGTTTCGATCCTCACCACCATCTTCCAGCTCTTCGCGTTCGGCTACTCCTTTGCGGGGCCGGCCTTCTTCTGGACCTGGCCCGTTGTCCTGGTTGGCCAGCTGCTGGTTGCCCTGAACTTCGCCGAACTCGCCGCCCGCTACCCCCTTTCCGGCGCCGTGTACCAGTGGGCGCGGCGTGTCGGGGGAGAGGGCGTGGGCTGGTTTGCCGGCTGGTTCATGGCCATCGCGCAGGTGGTTACCGCAGCTGCCGCGGCCATTGCCCTGCAGGTGGTCCTGCCCCAACTTTGGGACGGCTTCCAGGTGGTGGGCGGCGACCCCGCACTTAACACCGTGACCGGTGCCAGCAACGCAGTGGTCCTGGGCGCCGTGCTCCTGGTGGCCACCACTGTCATCAACTCCCTGGGCGTCAAGCTCATGGCCCACGTGAACTCGGTGGGTGTTACCTGCGAGATCGTGGGCGTTGCCGCCGTCATCCTGGCCCTCATCAGCGCCGCCCAGCGCGGACCGGATGTTGTCGCGGACACCACGGTGCTGCAGGGCTCCGACCTCGGCGCCGTGGGGGCCTTCCTGGTCTCAGGACTGATGGCCGCCTACGTGATGGTGGGCTTCAACTCCGCCGGCGAGCTGTCCGAGGAAACCAAGGACCCGCGCCGCACCGCCCCGCGGACCATCCTCTCCGCCTTGCTCATCTCCGGCATCGGCGGCGCGCTGATGATCATCACCGCCCTGATGGCGGCACCCAGCCTTGACGACGGCCGCCTGGCCACCGAAGGCCTGCCCTACGTCCTCACCGCGGTCCTGGGCACCTTCTGGGGCAAGGTTCTGCTGGTGGACGTGGCCATCGCCATCTTCGTCTGCACCCTGGCCATCCAGACCGCCGGTTCCCGGCTCGTGTTCTCCATGGCCCGCGACGGCAAGCTCCCGGCGTCGGCCCTGCTTTCCTCCGTCCACCCCACCCGCGGCACGCCCATGTGGCCCTCCATCGTGATCGGCGCCCTGGCAGTTGCGGTGCTTGCCATCAACGTTGGCAACGCCGCCCTGTTCACCACCCTGTGCAGCGTCTGCATCGTGATGGTCTACCTGGCCTACCTCCTGGTCACCGTTCCGCAGTTGGCCAACCGGCTGCGGGGGGACTGGAACCGGGTGGGGCAGACCATGCCGGCGGGCCTCTTCTCACTTGGCCGGTGGGGCCTTCCCGTCAACATCCTCGCCGTTCTCTACGGCGGCGTCATGGTGGTCAACCTCGCCTGGCCCCGGCCCGAGGTGTACGACCCCACCGGTGAGAACGGACTCCTCCTCTGGTCCGCGCCGCTGATGGTCGCCGCCGTCCTGCTCCTGGGCGTCTGGGTCCGGCAGCGGAACCTGGCAGCCAAAGCCTGA
- a CDS encoding alpha/beta fold hydrolase, with protein MKERVLPTHDGGRLALYSYGAEDAPGEKRVLLIGGAFLTALIYRPFSIALAKGLGDGWAVDVYDRRGRGNSSEQPPGYSMATEIEDVRTVLTATGARNILGHSLGGSVALNAVQEFTGTPFVPDKLAVYDAAVNIDGSIDTRWLDGFEDAVNNGRVGHALAHMKKATSPGSAMARIPEPVLAGLMAVLSGTKVNKIFRQVMPSGVGELRAAYDEKDHARDFSVLPPGTHFMAGGKSPSYYRVTAERLHAAVPGSTYQLSPKCFHGSVPAAVKELVVAIAAYFKDERPDGEARPDGDSRPDQAGAIPAPRG; from the coding sequence GTGAAAGAACGGGTCCTTCCAACGCACGACGGCGGCAGGCTGGCTTTGTACAGCTACGGCGCCGAGGATGCGCCGGGCGAAAAGCGGGTGCTGCTGATTGGAGGCGCATTCCTCACGGCCCTGATCTATCGCCCGTTTTCCATTGCGCTGGCGAAGGGCCTGGGCGACGGGTGGGCCGTTGACGTCTATGACCGGCGGGGCAGGGGCAATTCGTCCGAACAGCCGCCCGGCTACAGCATGGCCACCGAGATCGAGGATGTCCGGACCGTCCTCACCGCCACCGGCGCCCGCAACATCCTGGGCCACAGCCTGGGTGGATCGGTGGCGTTGAACGCGGTGCAGGAGTTCACGGGGACACCGTTCGTCCCGGACAAGCTGGCGGTGTACGACGCAGCGGTGAACATCGACGGCAGCATCGACACCCGGTGGCTGGACGGGTTCGAGGACGCCGTCAACAACGGCAGGGTGGGCCACGCCCTGGCCCACATGAAGAAGGCCACCAGCCCGGGCTCGGCCATGGCCAGGATCCCGGAACCCGTCCTGGCCGGCCTGATGGCGGTCCTCTCCGGGACCAAGGTGAACAAAATCTTCCGGCAGGTGATGCCCAGCGGCGTGGGCGAGCTGCGCGCGGCCTACGACGAAAAGGACCACGCCCGGGACTTCAGCGTTCTGCCGCCGGGCACCCACTTCATGGCCGGCGGGAAAAGTCCCAGTTACTACAGGGTGACTGCGGAGCGGCTCCACGCGGCCGTGCCTGGCAGCACCTACCAGCTCTCCCCCAAGTGCTTCCATGGTTCTGTCCCCGCAGCAGTTAAGGAGCTGGTGGTGGCCATCGCGGCGTACTTCAAGGACGAACGTCCGGACGGGGAGGCCCGCCCGGACGGTGATTCCCGCCCGGACCAGGCCGGCGCTATCCCCGCTCCCCGCGGCTGA
- a CDS encoding urea amidolyase associated protein UAAP2: protein MNTATFTETPADTKPAPDAADTALAAGNVILDEFVEARGPWSAVVAAGDVLTIVDLEGNQAVDCLLYSAADTTVRYSAPATIAAQQSIVLTTGSVLRADTGTPLMTVVADEVGVHDTIGGACSQESNTLRYGQHTREQHACVENFLIEGSRWGLGKRDLVSNINWFMNVPVDPDGALGIVDGLSAPGKRVALRAEVDTLVLVSNCPQINNPCNGFNPTPVRMIVTRPEAAR, encoded by the coding sequence ATGAACACCGCCACTTTCACCGAAACCCCCGCGGACACCAAGCCAGCCCCGGACGCTGCCGATACCGCACTCGCCGCCGGCAACGTGATTCTGGACGAATTCGTAGAGGCCCGTGGCCCGTGGTCAGCAGTAGTGGCAGCAGGTGACGTGCTGACTATCGTGGACCTGGAGGGCAACCAGGCCGTCGATTGCCTGCTGTATTCCGCAGCCGACACCACCGTTCGCTACTCCGCCCCCGCAACCATCGCCGCGCAGCAGTCGATCGTCCTCACCACGGGCTCGGTCCTAAGGGCGGACACTGGCACACCACTGATGACCGTGGTGGCTGACGAGGTGGGGGTGCACGACACCATTGGCGGTGCCTGCTCGCAGGAATCCAACACCCTTCGCTACGGCCAGCACACACGCGAACAGCATGCCTGCGTGGAGAACTTCCTGATCGAGGGCTCACGCTGGGGCCTGGGCAAGCGGGACCTGGTGTCCAACATCAACTGGTTCATGAACGTGCCGGTGGACCCGGACGGCGCCCTGGGCATCGTGGACGGACTCTCCGCCCCCGGCAAGCGCGTGGCACTCCGCGCGGAAGTGGACACCCTGGTGCTCGTCTCCAACTGCCCGCAGATCAACAACCCCTGCAACGGGTTCAACCCCACGCCTGTCCGCATGATCGTCACGAGGCCGGAGGCTGCACGATGA
- a CDS encoding urea amidolyase associated protein UAAP1, protein MTQTLETPAPSTATTAGARAHAREQHGKTADTMRFVPAASAPAHVLAGTPDGVVPTWAESLAFGRYTTMALARGTRVRLTDTAGDACVHTLLYRAGNLHERLNIADTVKVPWQAYPGAGHPLLSDAGRLMATIVADTSSRHDALTGATTLAGNTAKYGAGTAHSASPAARELLTLGTLKNGLGTRDVAPSLAFFKGITVDPGGSITFTGSAGPGAAVELLLQMDAVLVLANSAHPLDPRLDFTGTAIDIVAWHAPKDLEGLEAGRLTGPLAPEHLQALRNTDQDLTTRNAR, encoded by the coding sequence ATGACACAGACCCTTGAAACACCCGCCCCCAGCACGGCCACGACGGCCGGCGCCCGCGCCCACGCCCGGGAACAGCACGGCAAGACAGCGGACACCATGCGCTTTGTGCCCGCAGCTTCCGCCCCGGCCCACGTTCTGGCGGGAACGCCCGACGGCGTGGTCCCCACGTGGGCGGAATCCCTCGCCTTTGGCCGCTATACCACCATGGCGCTGGCCCGCGGCACCCGGGTTCGGCTCACCGACACTGCCGGCGACGCGTGCGTGCACACCCTCCTTTACCGCGCCGGCAACCTGCACGAGCGGCTGAACATCGCGGACACCGTCAAGGTCCCGTGGCAGGCCTACCCCGGCGCCGGACACCCGCTGCTGTCAGACGCCGGCCGGCTGATGGCCACGATCGTTGCCGACACCTCATCCCGCCACGACGCACTCACCGGCGCCACCACCCTCGCCGGCAACACTGCCAAGTACGGGGCCGGAACCGCCCACAGCGCCTCCCCGGCAGCCCGCGAACTGCTCACCCTGGGCACACTCAAGAACGGCCTGGGCACCAGGGACGTGGCGCCGTCGCTTGCCTTCTTCAAAGGCATCACCGTTGACCCGGGTGGCAGCATCACCTTCACCGGAAGCGCGGGGCCGGGTGCCGCCGTCGAACTCCTGCTCCAGATGGACGCCGTGCTGGTCCTGGCCAACTCCGCCCACCCGCTGGACCCCCGCCTGGACTTCACCGGCACCGCCATCGACATCGTTGCCTGGCACGCGCCCAAGGATCTCGAGGGACTGGAGGCCGGACGTCTCACCGGGCCGCTGGCCCCCGAACACCTGCAGGCCCTCCGCAACACCGACCAAGACCTCACCACAAGGAACGCCCGATGA
- the atzF gene encoding allophanate hydrolase produces the protein MNIPSTGGATRRVKAALAAIDKVDRPEIWITLRGAEDLLAEAAEIDAAVESGTDLPLAGFLLAVKNNVDVAGIPTTAACPGFAYTPDKDADAVARLRAAGALVLGATNLDQFATGLVGTRSPYGAVRDSRRPDYISGGSSSGSAVAVALGLADIAIGTDTAGSGRVPAGLQGIVGIKATLNVVSIAGVVPACRSWDAVTIFARHLATAELAMGFMAGDSRAWPTDIRLAAPSRPRVAYPAALPALPPEWAAEFARQVDRLRASGVDAEPIEFGDFLQAARLLYDGGLVAERYAAVGTFLEEHDGAAGSAGIDPTVQGIISAAGTVPAHRYVADTARLEELKARAMARLEGFDALLVPTAPFHPTLVEVAADPVGVNSLMGTYTNFCNLFDLCAVAVSAGEVDGAQFGLTVVGRTFEDAVAADIARLIETTPPAPELFAAGAAVPGNPGGAGTEVGQPSSSVPWPLAAGAVAVPLVVVGAHRKGQPLAPQLEKPGAFWDGPVRTAARYRMVALDTVPPKPGVYRSDAGAELVGERWLVSPAALGRFLAALPEPMLLGSVVLSDGSTAVGFACDAVAAADGEDITAWGDWLADRSVEPKPRTVWRNLGEVALAGFSRGERG, from the coding sequence ATGAACATCCCATCCACTGGCGGCGCCACCCGCCGGGTCAAGGCAGCGCTCGCGGCGATTGACAAGGTGGACCGGCCGGAAATCTGGATCACGCTTCGAGGTGCTGAGGACCTGCTGGCCGAGGCCGCCGAAATCGACGCCGCTGTTGAAAGCGGCACGGACCTGCCGCTGGCCGGATTCCTGCTCGCCGTCAAGAACAACGTTGACGTGGCCGGCATCCCCACCACGGCAGCCTGCCCAGGGTTCGCTTACACCCCCGACAAGGACGCGGACGCCGTGGCGCGACTCCGCGCCGCCGGTGCCCTGGTCCTGGGGGCCACCAACCTGGACCAGTTCGCCACGGGACTGGTGGGGACGCGGAGTCCGTACGGCGCGGTCCGCGACTCACGCCGGCCGGACTACATCTCAGGCGGCTCCAGTTCCGGCTCCGCTGTTGCAGTGGCACTGGGGTTGGCGGACATCGCGATCGGGACTGACACTGCCGGCTCTGGCCGCGTCCCGGCCGGCCTGCAGGGCATCGTTGGGATCAAGGCCACCCTCAATGTGGTCTCCATAGCCGGGGTGGTGCCCGCCTGCCGGTCCTGGGACGCCGTCACCATCTTTGCCCGGCACCTGGCCACCGCCGAACTCGCCATGGGTTTCATGGCCGGCGACTCCCGGGCATGGCCCACGGACATCCGGCTCGCCGCGCCGTCCAGGCCGCGGGTGGCATATCCGGCGGCATTGCCTGCGCTGCCGCCTGAGTGGGCGGCGGAATTTGCCCGGCAGGTTGACCGCCTGCGCGCCTCGGGGGTGGACGCCGAACCAATCGAATTCGGCGACTTCCTCCAGGCAGCCCGGCTGCTGTACGACGGCGGGCTGGTGGCCGAGCGCTACGCCGCCGTGGGTACCTTCCTGGAGGAGCACGACGGCGCCGCGGGCAGTGCGGGCATTGATCCCACAGTGCAGGGCATCATCAGTGCGGCCGGCACAGTGCCCGCCCACCGGTATGTCGCCGATACCGCCAGGCTGGAGGAGCTGAAGGCCAGGGCCATGGCCCGGCTGGAGGGCTTCGACGCGCTGCTGGTTCCCACCGCGCCGTTCCACCCCACGCTGGTAGAAGTAGCTGCGGACCCCGTGGGCGTGAACTCGCTGATGGGCACCTACACCAACTTCTGCAACCTGTTCGATCTCTGCGCGGTGGCCGTGTCCGCCGGGGAGGTGGACGGCGCCCAGTTTGGACTCACGGTGGTGGGACGCACCTTCGAGGATGCCGTGGCCGCGGACATTGCCCGTCTGATCGAAACCACACCACCGGCGCCGGAACTCTTCGCCGCCGGAGCTGCGGTTCCCGGCAACCCAGGCGGGGCCGGCACTGAAGTCGGCCAGCCGTCGTCGTCCGTTCCCTGGCCCTTGGCCGCGGGCGCGGTTGCCGTGCCGCTGGTGGTGGTGGGTGCACACCGCAAGGGACAGCCATTGGCGCCGCAGTTGGAGAAGCCCGGGGCGTTCTGGGATGGCCCGGTCCGCACAGCCGCGCGGTACCGGATGGTGGCACTGGATACCGTGCCGCCCAAACCCGGCGTTTACCGGTCCGACGCCGGCGCGGAACTGGTGGGGGAGCGATGGCTGGTGTCTCCAGCGGCTTTGGGGAGGTTCCTGGCTGCCCTTCCAGAACCCATGCTGCTGGGCTCAGTGGTGCTCTCGGACGGGTCCACCGCCGTCGGGTTTGCCTGTGATGCCGTTGCCGCTGCGGACGGGGAAGACATTACCGCATGGGGCGACTGGTTGGCGGACCGGAGCGTGGAACCGAAGCCGCGCACCGTGTGGCGGAACCTCGGGGAAGTCGCCTTGGCGGGCTTCAGCCGCGGGGAGCGGGGATAG